In one window of Candidatus Neomarinimicrobiota bacterium DNA:
- a CDS encoding IS1595 family transposase, whose translation MTMRNKYVSRSHISEKKFRQLVKLFSLDLDAIQISELSHLNRNTVNRYLKIIRTRIAELCKIESPLGGEVEIDESYFGAKRVKGKRGRGASGKTIVFGILKRKGKVYTEIVPDACRKTLQDIIRGRVDMKTIIHSDGWRAYNGLVDLGYKKHFRVHHGKNEFARGRAHINGIESFWGYAKTRLSKHRGIHKNAFYFHLKESEFRFNFRHENIYQILLENFRNNPLN comes from the coding sequence TTTAGGCAGTTGGTTAAACTGTTTTCTTTGGATCTTGACGCCATTCAAATCAGTGAACTTTCCCATCTTAACCGCAATACCGTTAATCGCTATCTTAAGATTATTCGAACTAGAATCGCAGAGCTTTGTAAAATTGAATCGCCACTTGGTGGCGAGGTGGAAATAGATGAAAGTTACTTTGGCGCAAAGCGAGTTAAAGGAAAGCGTGGACGTGGTGCTAGCGGTAAAACAATTGTGTTTGGAATTTTGAAACGTAAAGGTAAAGTTTATACAGAAATTGTTCCAGATGCTTGTCGGAAGACGCTTCAGGATATCATACGGGGACGAGTAGATATGAAAACAATTATACATTCAGATGGCTGGAGAGCTTACAATGGATTGGTCGATTTGGGGTACAAAAAGCATTTTAGAGTCCATCATGGAAAGAATGAATTTGCAAGAGGTCGAGCCCATATTAATGGGATTGAAAGCTTTTGGGGATATGCTAAAACCAGGCTTTCTAAACATCGTGGAATTCATAAAAATGCGTTCTATTTTCATTTGAAAGAAAGTGAGTTTAGGTTCAATTTTAGGCATGAAAATATCTACCAAATATTACTCGAAAACTTTCGAAATAACCCGCTAAACTAG